One Spiroplasma endosymbiont of Dioctria linearis DNA segment encodes these proteins:
- a CDS encoding IS3 family transposase has product MQTGKLRLSHSLLFFKYKCIYGSPRITICLKSKGINISQNNVARIMRIYKMYSVIRVKKMIRKPKEKKSITHGSNIVNRKWEIYKKNECWVTDITYLPLNNKFAYLSILKDVKTGFIVGYKLYKINDIKIYRDTLINHTKYRIDISKSLIIHSDNGFQYTSFFAKNYSKKNNIIISLSRPENSIDNAMCETFFYSLKEEWKKELKVNSFEKLESSISKYIHFFNYERIRGKTSNPPSYEYFNNWNKIKVIAFNAITL; this is encoded by the coding sequence TTGCAAACTGGTAAACTTAGGTTATCGCATTCTCTTCTATTTTTTAAATATAAATGTATTTATGGTAGTCCTAGAATAACAATATGTTTAAAAAGTAAGGGAATAAACATAAGCCAAAATAATGTAGCAAGAATAATGAGAATATATAAGATGTATTCAGTAATTAGAGTTAAAAAGATGATTAGAAAACCTAAGGAAAAGAAAAGTATTACTCATGGATCCAATATTGTTAATAGAAAATGAGAAATTTATAAAAAGAATGAATGCTGAGTGACTGACATTACTTATTTACCATTAAATAATAAATTTGCTTATCTTAGCATTTTAAAAGATGTTAAGACAGGATTTATAGTTGGTTATAAATTGTATAAAATAAATGATATAAAAATTTATAGAGATACTCTTATTAATCACACAAAATATAGAATTGACATAAGTAAATCGCTTATAATTCACTCTGATAATGGTTTTCAATATACATCATTTTTTGCCAAAAACTATTCAAAAAAGAATAATATAATTATTTCTTTATCAAGACCTGAAAATTCAATAGATAATGCAATGTGTGAAACATTCTTTTATTCATTAAAAGAGGAATGAAAAAAAGAGTTAAAAGTAAACTCTTTTGAAAAATTGGAAAGCTCTATTAGTAAATATATTCACTTCTTTAATTATGAAAGAATACGAGGTAAAACTTCTAATCCTCCATCTTATGAATACTTTAATAATTGAAACAAAATAAAAGTAATTGCATTTAATGCAATTACTTTATAA
- a CDS encoding PTS transporter subunit EIIC yields the protein MHKKVLNVYAICDGVIDIIENIDDRVFKNNLLGTGYFISATSNKIHNPIENANIDLVFETKHGLFLKQENLDSSIMINMCLDFRKEDGQYFNIAKEQNEKIKNFEKIAEVNLDYLKVVHKNTNIAVLINDESNKMNWIFQPYFAGATKVKKNDLIGTFESILESEKDIKVDEYFKTSSNWELIARKIIELVGRKGNYSNSYNCSTRLRFKIKDKSLVDIESLQKIKQVKGVVWKNDELQLILGKTVYKLYAGLKKFEDSGEFDLLANRKMSLGKRMLVALSSIMIPLIPILIGAGIIMAFVGMLQITKLMPDVVLKIPESGLKPGQEYIRDTNVLWAMLYVIANTPLRFIGILAGISAAKYFRLNIFLGLSIGLILGSPLIFGDGGPIGFGYSWDLFKTGISPDDPIWYGLSSIKVMPQGARVIVVILAVLTTKKIENWVITWVPKSLELILKSALTLLIAALITFFIIGPIWYVFEQLIGVGLRFVTKTPLGIGTGIYALIWQPLVIVGMHSAVGQISQMQVLTDGVSYLTPGGEFSVWGQVGAVIAVILISKNSATKREARSTVITGFFGVPAPIVYGINLPKVRPFIAGTLGAFFAGCFSNMLSVSQRVNTGLGVFSFFGFFSNPINPEIVTVELIPNTLNGLYNILCCVMATGLALMFTIFMYKERILENNIIKKNNAKVIKIINLSNFNLTSEDKIKVTNILSAEENFFAKEEVIKIKKLEKLLIESLKYKIELEIIFYKENKIKDRLFEHGCNLINKNKPLKAKSIMEKHKDIYFLKKKETLQNKIQQLDIKMADKLKWLDELIKTKENAVLSNFKLLEDYLSEENLYSIKLLYKNTLNDLKITYKLQKPVDAKITLNSIIKKISQENNLNKSLQNN from the coding sequence ATGCACAAAAAAGTTTTAAATGTATATGCTATTTGCGATGGTGTTATAGACATAATAGAGAATATTGATGATAGGGTTTTTAAAAATAATTTATTAGGGACAGGTTATTTCATATCTGCTACATCTAATAAAATTCATAATCCAATTGAAAATGCTAATATAGATTTGGTTTTTGAAACAAAACATGGTTTATTTTTAAAGCAAGAAAATTTGGATTCTTCTATTATGATAAATATGTGTCTTGACTTTAGAAAAGAAGATGGTCAATATTTTAATATTGCAAAAGAGCAAAATGAAAAAATAAAAAACTTTGAGAAAATAGCAGAAGTAAATTTAGATTATTTAAAAGTAGTCCATAAAAATACTAATATTGCTGTTTTAATTAATGATGAATCTAATAAAATGAATTGAATTTTTCAACCTTATTTTGCAGGAGCAACAAAGGTTAAAAAAAATGACTTAATAGGTACTTTTGAATCAATTTTAGAAAGTGAAAAAGATATTAAAGTTGATGAATACTTTAAAACTAGTTCAAATTGAGAACTAATTGCACGAAAAATAATTGAGCTTGTTGGAAGAAAAGGTAATTATAGTAATTCTTACAATTGTTCAACTCGTCTTCGATTTAAAATAAAAGATAAAAGTCTTGTAGATATTGAGTCACTTCAAAAAATTAAACAAGTAAAGGGAGTTGTTTGAAAAAATGATGAACTGCAATTAATTTTAGGAAAAACTGTTTATAAATTATATGCAGGTTTAAAAAAATTTGAGGATTCTGGGGAATTTGATTTACTGGCAAATAGAAAAATGTCTCTTGGAAAAAGAATGTTAGTTGCTCTTTCTTCAATCATGATTCCATTAATTCCAATATTAATTGGAGCTGGTATTATAATGGCATTTGTTGGTATGTTGCAAATAACAAAGTTAATGCCAGATGTTGTTTTAAAAATACCAGAATCAGGATTAAAACCAGGTCAAGAATATATTAGAGATACAAATGTATTGTGAGCAATGTTATATGTAATAGCTAATACGCCTTTGAGATTTATAGGTATATTAGCAGGAATAAGTGCTGCAAAGTATTTTAGACTAAATATATTTTTAGGATTGTCGATTGGTTTAATTTTAGGTAGTCCTTTAATATTTGGAGATGGGGGACCAATAGGATTTGGTTATAGTTGAGATTTATTTAAAACTGGAATAAGTCCTGATGATCCTATTTGATATGGTCTTTCATCAATAAAAGTAATGCCTCAAGGGGCAAGAGTAATTGTTGTAATACTGGCAGTTTTAACTACAAAAAAAATTGAAAACTGAGTTATAACTTGAGTGCCAAAATCCTTAGAATTAATTCTAAAGTCTGCTTTAACATTATTAATTGCAGCTCTAATAACATTCTTTATTATTGGGCCAATTTGATATGTTTTTGAACAATTAATTGGTGTTGGTTTAAGATTTGTTACCAAAACTCCACTTGGAATTGGTACTGGTATTTATGCCTTAATTTGACAACCCTTAGTTATAGTAGGTATGCACTCAGCTGTTGGTCAAATTTCACAAATGCAGGTATTAACAGATGGGGTTAGTTATTTGACACCTGGTGGAGAGTTTTCTGTATGAGGACAAGTAGGTGCTGTTATTGCAGTTATACTTATTTCTAAAAATAGTGCAACTAAAAGAGAAGCACGATCAACTGTAATTACTGGTTTCTTTGGTGTGCCTGCTCCAATTGTTTATGGAATTAACTTACCTAAAGTAAGACCTTTTATTGCAGGAACTCTGGGTGCTTTCTTTGCTGGATGCTTTAGTAATATGTTAAGTGTTTCGCAAAGAGTTAATACAGGTTTAGGAGTATTTTCATTCTTTGGATTTTTCTCAAACCCAATAAATCCAGAAATTGTAACTGTTGAGTTAATACCCAATACTTTGAATGGTCTATACAATATATTATGTTGTGTGATGGCAACTGGATTAGCATTAATGTTTACAATATTTATGTATAAAGAAAGAATTCTTGAAAATAATATTATTAAAAAAAATAATGCAAAAGTTATTAAAATAATTAACTTATCAAATTTTAATTTGACTTCTGAAGATAAAATAAAAGTAACAAATATTTTAAGCGCGGAAGAAAACTTTTTTGCAAAAGAGGAAGTTATTAAAATTAAAAAACTTGAGAAATTATTAATTGAAAGTCTAAAATATAAAATTGAATTAGAGATTATATTTTATAAAGAAAATAAAATTAAAGATAGATTATTTGAGCATGGATGTAATTTGATTAATAAAAATAAACCTTTAAAAGCCAAATCAATTATGGAAAAACATAAAGATATTTACTTTTTAAAGAAAAAAGAAACATTACAAAATAAAATTCAGCAGTTAGATATAAAAATGGCTGATAAATTAAAATGATTAGATGAACTTATTAAAACTAAAGAAAATGCAGTACTAAGTAATTTTAAATTATTAGAAGATTATTTATCAGAAGAGAATCTTTATTCAATAAAGTTACTATACAAAAATACTTTAAATGATTTAAAAATAACTTATAAATTACAAAAACCAGTTGATGCTAAAATTACTTTAAATAGTATTATAAAAAAAATTTCACAGGAAAATAATTTAAATAAAAGTTTGCAAAATAATTAA
- a CDS encoding sulfatase gives MRAVILMFDTLTRKYLPNYGNDWVHAPNFKRLGERTMTFDNFYAGSMPCMPARREIHTGRYNFLHRDWGQLEPFDNSVFEHLKNSNIYTHLTTDHWHYWEDGGGTYHTRYNTWEGFRGQEYDQWIPAAYGKNHDQPHKNDINTFFDLKTRPEKYNFLKYGKANLAHLTQDDTSYPSVQTMLSGIEFLKGHKDLDNWLLQIECFDPHEPFVTPQKYRDIYDAKYTDNIPNWPKYSHYDEEKDAETVKKLQIEYAALISMIDVYLGKILDYFDENDLWKDTMLIVNTDHGFLTGEHNFVGKTAAPWYDELIHTPFFLHIPEFSNMDGKRFDKLCQTIDIAPTLLDYFNLKDDFDRDGNSIYEALRKDQNNHKEILFGNNGGHVNIYDGKYVFMKASKSEANFPNTQYTLNFNFMKGFLPNFFLNNMEYVKGTRYSNGMPMMKYNLQEFPMTPNSFKYGDLLFDLEEDPKQLSPLKDKKIESMMIKKLIKKMKSVDTPPEVYERIGLTEEASTIV, from the coding sequence ATGAGAGCAGTTATATTAATGTTTGATACTTTAACAAGAAAGTACTTACCTAATTATGGCAATGATTGAGTACATGCACCAAACTTTAAAAGATTAGGTGAAAGAACAATGACATTTGATAATTTCTATGCAGGAAGCATGCCATGTATGCCTGCAAGAAGAGAAATACATACGGGACGATATAATTTTTTGCATAGAGATTGAGGTCAATTAGAACCTTTTGATAACTCAGTATTTGAGCACTTAAAAAATAGTAATATTTATACGCATTTAACAACAGATCATTGACATTACTGAGAAGATGGTGGGGGTACTTATCATACAAGATATAATACTTGGGAAGGATTTAGAGGTCAAGAATATGATCAATGAATTCCTGCAGCTTATGGTAAAAATCACGACCAACCTCATAAAAATGATATAAATACTTTTTTTGACTTAAAAACCAGACCAGAAAAATATAATTTTTTGAAATATGGAAAAGCTAATTTAGCACATTTAACACAAGATGATACAAGTTATCCTAGTGTACAAACAATGCTATCAGGAATTGAGTTTTTAAAAGGTCATAAGGATTTAGATAATTGGTTACTACAAATTGAGTGTTTTGACCCTCATGAACCGTTTGTAACTCCTCAAAAATATCGAGATATTTATGATGCGAAATATACAGACAATATTCCTAATTGACCTAAATATAGCCACTATGATGAAGAAAAAGATGCAGAAACAGTTAAGAAACTTCAAATAGAATATGCTGCATTAATTTCAATGATAGATGTTTATTTAGGAAAAATTTTAGATTACTTTGATGAAAATGATTTATGAAAAGACACAATGTTAATTGTAAATACAGATCATGGGTTCTTAACTGGTGAACATAACTTTGTTGGTAAAACAGCAGCACCTTGATATGATGAATTAATTCATACACCATTCTTTTTACATATTCCAGAATTTTCAAATATGGATGGAAAAAGATTTGATAAGTTATGTCAAACAATTGATATAGCTCCAACTCTTTTAGACTATTTCAATTTAAAAGATGATTTTGATCGAGATGGAAATTCAATTTATGAAGCTCTAAGAAAAGATCAAAATAATCACAAGGAGATCTTATTTGGTAATAATGGTGGTCATGTAAATATATATGATGGAAAATATGTTTTTATGAAAGCATCTAAAAGTGAAGCCAATTTCCCAAATACTCAATATACACTTAACTTTAATTTTATGAAGGGATTCTTACCAAATTTCTTTTTAAATAATATGGAATATGTAAAGGGAACACGATATTCAAATGGAATGCCCATGATGAAATATAATTTACAAGAATTTCCTATGACACCAAATTCATTTAAATATGGAGATTTATTGTTTGATTTAGAAGAAGATCCAAAACAATTAAGTCCTTTAAAAGATAAAAAAATTGAATCAATGATGATTAAAAAACTAATTAAAAAAATGAAATCTGTTGATACACCTCCAGAAGTTTATGAAAGAATTGGTTTAACAGAAGAGGCATCAACAATAGTTTAA
- the nrdG gene encoding anaerobic ribonucleoside-triphosphate reductase activating protein, with product MKILKIFKETISDGPGVRYSIYIAGCLHACYGCHNLLSWNFKIGKAFDKEYEKEIISEIKSNSLLNGITFSGGDPMFSAIELLPFVKKLKKETGLNIWLYTGFTIEEIIAKKDDSNEKEYSMYKLLLEIDTLVDGRFVKELYDPNILFRGSSNQRLIDVKKYFNLL from the coding sequence ATGAAAATACTTAAAATTTTTAAAGAAACAATAAGTGATGGACCTGGAGTTAGATACTCTATTTATATTGCTGGATGCTTGCATGCTTGTTATGGTTGTCATAATCTTTTGAGTTGAAATTTTAAAATAGGAAAAGCCTTTGACAAAGAATATGAAAAAGAAATTATTTCAGAGATTAAATCAAATTCATTATTAAATGGAATTACTTTTAGTGGTGGAGATCCAATGTTTAGTGCAATTGAATTGTTGCCTTTTGTAAAAAAACTAAAAAAAGAAACTGGTTTGAATATATGACTATATACAGGTTTTACTATAGAAGAAATAATAGCAAAAAAAGATGATTCTAATGAGAAAGAATATTCTATGTACAAATTATTACTTGAAATAGATACATTAGTAGATGGTAGATTTGTAAAAGAACTATATGACCCTAATATTTTATTTAGGGGAAGTTCAAATCAACGATTAATTGATGTAAAAAAATATTTTAATTTACTTTAA
- a CDS encoding ROK family protein → MKNINYLYDIGGLSTKKIVMDHNNKIISEDIISYDDTKRPNAWQLDVNYVFSLIKNDLPKNIKINLGISIPGIIDSINYKILSESALTNIKEINLKDFFSELKNIEVFKIENDAKAAAYGEYYFGQKQKYKNMLHVTVGTGLGGGIIIDGKIYKGFKGGAGELSKLFANFDSKNNNLVVQSTSTGANLKRYADSIELGELAEIEDVVTAKAKNNFRMKKLIDGKSFMKLVEENEPIAVKVFDIWTTSLTKYLVSLNFLMDFEAITIGGGISSNSKFLDTIIKKAEDYIILFKNFSPIEHINIIKSNLENRAGCYGILAKLLKE, encoded by the coding sequence ATGAAAAATATAAATTATTTATATGACATTGGAGGATTAAGTACCAAAAAAATTGTTATGGATCATAACAATAAAATAATATCAGAGGATATAATTTCTTATGATGATACCAAAAGACCAAATGCATGACAATTAGATGTAAACTATGTTTTTAGTTTAATAAAAAATGATCTACCAAAGAATATTAAAATAAACTTGGGAATTAGTATTCCTGGAATTATTGATTCAATTAATTATAAAATATTATCTGAATCTGCATTAACAAATATTAAAGAAATTAATTTAAAAGATTTTTTTAGTGAGTTAAAAAATATAGAAGTATTTAAAATTGAAAATGATGCCAAGGCCGCAGCTTATGGAGAATATTATTTTGGTCAAAAGCAAAAATACAAGAATATGCTTCATGTAACTGTTGGAACAGGTCTTGGTGGAGGAATTATTATTGATGGTAAAATTTACAAAGGTTTTAAAGGAGGAGCTGGAGAATTATCAAAGCTATTTGCAAATTTTGACTCTAAGAACAATAATTTAGTTGTTCAAAGTACCTCAACAGGTGCAAATTTAAAAAGATATGCAGACTCAATTGAATTAGGAGAACTTGCAGAAATTGAAGATGTTGTAACTGCTAAGGCAAAAAATAATTTTAGAATGAAAAAATTAATTGATGGTAAATCATTTATGAAACTAGTTGAAGAAAATGAACCAATAGCTGTTAAAGTTTTTGATATATGAACAACAAGTTTAACTAAGTATTTAGTTTCTTTAAATTTTTTAATGGATTTTGAAGCAATAACTATTGGTGGGGGAATAAGTTCTAATAGTAAATTTTTGGATACTATAATTAAAAAGGCTGAAGATTATATTATTTTATTTAAAAATTTTTCTCCAATTGAACATATAAATATAATAAAAAGTAATTTAGAAAATAGGGCTGGATGTTATGGTATTTTAGCCAAGCTATTAAAAGAGTAA
- a CDS encoding lipoprotein produces MKKILSLLATVGLVATSSLSVISCGKKSLPELDVENLIKEFKEEVNKIIRDHAAEYNKNFFLLDSEKNSNLLFLTKEKILNFLNGEEIKNSNDLIRKDLEKDFNTLFKTNIIKSKINNLKNKEKYQLILGNVDSVFKGIELSSNDKIFISSKNSSTTEEKIWFGTTKFDYSILINFSNKIGQIEEYKVTNMNTIISITDSEVVAGDIQEMYTKIDNTFLKNEISKIYSNNLLLLEKDYLHLNLNSEFQSYLNGQNYRKEFTNFISKEFRINLKLDGNNFNDFNQTMAYRNDYSIKQNHIEMQNFLKNKDTQISNLIKATENEVEKIADTDIKNNLDLISPSLYNDEELKSIIKSSLRMYKMKLGSIFYKIDEQNFVEIPDLYLNFWYTKNKEITSRNDFEKDIINNIIFTTEKYIEVFEVSTSSKKGWLFDFKSARIIDLWFENGLEAKTENMSEYSSFLKPELLDLRNKFLKESKQSIYELDITSTSTPTNDVFRARNSNIWGKKNTRVELGVFVPMFTIINCDITLKFDYLQILSETITFEWLSSAYLVLFGQQN; encoded by the coding sequence ATGAAAAAAATTTTAAGTTTATTAGCTACAGTAGGTTTAGTGGCTACGTCAAGTTTAAGCGTTATTTCATGTGGAAAAAAAAGCTTACCTGAATTAGATGTTGAAAACTTGATTAAAGAGTTCAAAGAAGAGGTAAATAAAATCATAAGAGATCATGCTGCTGAATATAACAAGAACTTTTTTTTGCTAGATTCAGAAAAAAATAGTAACTTACTATTTTTGACAAAAGAGAAAATTTTAAATTTTCTTAATGGTGAAGAAATAAAAAATAGTAATGATTTAATTAGAAAAGATTTGGAAAAAGATTTTAATACACTTTTTAAAACTAATATTATTAAAAGTAAAATTAATAATTTAAAAAATAAGGAGAAGTATCAATTAATTTTAGGAAATGTTGACTCAGTTTTTAAAGGAATTGAATTAAGTTCAAATGATAAAATATTTATATCTTCTAAAAACTCTTCTACAACAGAAGAAAAAATTTGATTTGGAACAACCAAGTTTGATTATTCAATATTAATAAATTTTAGTAATAAAATTGGTCAAATCGAAGAATATAAAGTTACAAACATGAATACAATTATTTCTATTACTGATAGCGAAGTAGTAGCAGGAGATATTCAAGAAATGTATACAAAGATTGATAATACTTTTTTAAAAAATGAAATAAGTAAAATATATTCAAATAATTTACTTTTACTTGAGAAAGATTATTTGCATTTAAATTTAAATAGTGAATTTCAATCTTATTTAAATGGTCAAAATTATAGAAAGGAATTTACTAACTTTATTTCTAAAGAGTTTAGAATTAATCTAAAATTAGATGGAAATAATTTTAATGATTTTAATCAAACAATGGCATATAGAAATGATTATTCAATAAAACAAAATCATATTGAAATGCAGAATTTTCTAAAAAATAAGGATACTCAAATCTCAAACTTAATAAAAGCAACAGAAAATGAAGTAGAAAAAATAGCTGATACTGATATAAAAAATAATTTGGATTTAATTTCACCTTCATTATATAATGACGAAGAATTAAAAAGTATAATTAAATCTAGTTTAAGAATGTATAAAATGAAATTAGGAAGTATTTTTTATAAAATTGATGAACAAAATTTTGTAGAAATTCCTGATTTATATTTGAATTTTTGATACACAAAAAATAAAGAAATCACTTCAAGAAATGATTTTGAAAAAGATATAATTAATAATATAATTTTTACAACTGAAAAATATATTGAAGTATTTGAAGTATCTACTTCTTCAAAAAAAGGATGACTTTTTGATTTTAAGAGTGCTAGAATCATAGATTTATGATTCGAAAATGGACTAGAAGCAAAAACCGAAAATATGAGTGAATATTCAAGTTTTTTAAAACCTGAATTATTAGATTTAAGAAATAAATTTCTTAAGGAGTCAAAGCAATCAATATATGAACTAGATATAACTTCTACTAGTACACCAACTAATGATGTTTTTAGAGCACGTAATTCAAACATCTGAGGAAAAAAAAATACAAGGGTGGAACTTGGAGTATTTGTGCCTATGTTTACAATTATAAATTGTGATATTACTTTAAAGTTTGATTATTTGCAAATTTTATCTGAAACAATTACTTTCGAATGACTCTCTTCAGCATACTTAGTACTATTTGGACAGCAAAATTAA
- a CDS encoding anaerobic ribonucleoside triphosphate reductase yields MKENKSSCKNITIEFNQVISTINNDIKNENANMNGDTPSGKMMKFASISAKNFALENLLKLKHANLHKSSLIHIHDLDYYATKSATCVQYNIEEIFNNGFKTKNGLIKEPQSIGVYAELASIIFQTAQNEMHGGQSIPAFDYFMAPGVNKTFRKILLEKLKTFLFFSNINFEKNKINDIKKDESIKFKKLKKEMISLYLPKINISQKDFDKINQLTIKETINQTNQAMEGFIYNLNTQHSRGGNQVVFSSINLGTDTSDEGRQVTKSLFRALEKGLGNGETSIFPIVIFKVKNLVNFHEEDYKKAMNQSQEEWFNESNIWNVKNFDLLLEAIKTTSKRLFPNFMFLDQKYNQHHLWNQNDSKSWYYEPATMGCRTRVFENINGEKTSIGRGNLSFTSLNLPYIALELLEKKGFLKNEIINYSKINSSKIKKLFLERVKYYSQEICNQLKVRYDYQITAIAKEFPFLMSNNILSAGINLKSQDSVEDVFKQGTLTIGFVGLAEALKALLNFHHGENDEAQKFGLEIIEVINNVSLIWKEKTHLNFGVIATPAESVAGRMAKQTRKVFGLVSGVTDREYFTNSNHIPVYYNISAIEKIKREAKYHLLTLAGSISYVELDGEAKKNLHAILSIINAMRIHGTNYGSLNHPVDRCKKCNYTSLIPLHCQMCNSKEISRTRRITGYLVGDLECWNKGKQAEESERVKHKTKN; encoded by the coding sequence ATGAAGGAAAATAAAAGTTCTTGTAAAAATATTACTATAGAATTTAATCAGGTAATTTCAACAATAAATAATGATATTAAAAATGAAAATGCAAATATGAATGGTGATACACCAAGTGGTAAAATGATGAAATTTGCTTCAATATCAGCAAAAAATTTTGCATTGGAAAATTTACTTAAGTTAAAGCATGCAAACTTACATAAAAGTTCATTAATTCATATTCATGATTTGGATTATTATGCTACAAAATCAGCAACTTGTGTTCAATATAATATTGAGGAGATATTTAATAATGGTTTTAAAACAAAAAATGGTTTGATTAAAGAACCGCAATCAATTGGTGTATATGCTGAGTTAGCATCAATTATCTTTCAAACAGCTCAAAATGAAATGCATGGAGGACAATCAATCCCAGCTTTTGATTACTTTATGGCTCCAGGAGTAAATAAAACTTTTAGAAAAATTCTGTTAGAAAAATTAAAGACCTTCTTATTTTTTTCAAATATAAATTTTGAGAAAAATAAAATAAATGATATAAAAAAAGATGAGAGTATAAAATTTAAAAAATTAAAAAAGGAAATGATTAGTTTATATTTACCAAAAATTAATATTTCACAAAAAGATTTTGATAAAATAAATCAATTAACAATTAAAGAGACAATTAATCAAACTAATCAAGCAATGGAAGGTTTTATTTATAATCTAAATACTCAACATTCAAGAGGAGGAAATCAAGTTGTTTTTTCTTCAATAAATTTAGGAACTGACACTTCAGATGAGGGAAGACAAGTTACAAAATCACTATTTAGGGCTTTAGAAAAAGGATTAGGTAATGGTGAAACTTCAATTTTTCCAATAGTTATTTTTAAAGTTAAGAATTTAGTAAACTTTCATGAAGAAGATTACAAAAAAGCAATGAATCAAAGTCAGGAAGAGTGATTTAATGAAAGTAATATTTGAAATGTCAAAAACTTTGATTTACTTTTAGAAGCAATTAAAACAACAAGTAAAAGATTATTTCCAAATTTTATGTTTTTAGATCAAAAATATAATCAACATCATTTATGAAATCAAAATGATAGTAAATCTTGATATTATGAACCAGCAACAATGGGATGTCGTACAAGAGTTTTTGAAAATATTAATGGTGAAAAAACATCAATTGGACGAGGAAATTTGAGCTTTACTTCATTAAATTTGCCTTATATAGCATTAGAACTTTTAGAAAAAAAAGGTTTTTTAAAAAATGAAATAATCAATTACTCTAAAATTAATTCTTCAAAAATAAAAAAATTATTTTTAGAAAGGGTTAAATATTATAGTCAAGAAATTTGTAATCAATTAAAAGTTCGATATGATTATCAAATAACAGCTATTGCAAAAGAATTTCCATTTCTAATGAGCAATAATATTTTATCTGCGGGAATTAATTTAAAATCACAAGATTCTGTAGAGGATGTTTTTAAGCAAGGAACGTTAACAATTGGTTTTGTTGGTTTGGCAGAAGCATTAAAAGCACTGTTAAATTTTCATCATGGTGAAAATGACGAAGCACAAAAATTTGGATTAGAAATTATAGAAGTTATTAACAATGTTTCACTTATATGAAAGGAAAAAACTCATTTAAATTTTGGAGTTATAGCAACACCAGCAGAATCAGTTGCAGGTAGAATGGCAAAACAAACTAGAAAAGTTTTTGGTTTAGTATCTGGAGTTACTGACAGGGAATACTTTACGAATTCAAATCATATTCCAGTTTATTATAATATTAGTGCTATTGAAAAAATTAAAAGAGAAGCAAAATATCATTTATTAACTTTGGCTGGTAGTATAAGTTATGTTGAATTAGATGGAGAAGCTAAAAAAAACTTGCATGCTATTCTTTCTATAATTAATGCAATGCGAATTCATGGAACAAATTATGGGAGTTTAAATCATCCAGTAGATAGATGCAAAAAATGTAATTATACTTCTTTAATTCCCTTACATTGTCAAATGTGTAATAGCAAAGAAATTTCAAGAACTAGAAGAATTACAGGATATTTAGTTGGAGATTTAGAGTGTTGAAATAAAGGAAAGCAGGCTGAAGAATCAGAAAGAGTAAAGCATAAAACTAAAAATTAA